The proteins below are encoded in one region of Syntrophorhabdaceae bacterium:
- a CDS encoding prepilin-type N-terminal cleavage/methylation domain-containing protein — translation MKTLRNAKGFTLIELIIIIVILGILAAVAIPKYLDMKTEAEKATASGVLAALMGAENILYARKALSGTAYTFSDVVGSAVISGVTMGTPAATGVTMRIGSNTYTITYTPVANNTEPGQFAKSW, via the coding sequence ATGAAGACTTTAAGGAATGCAAAAGGTTTTACCCTTATCGAACTCATCATTATCATTGTTATACTTGGTATTCTTGCTGCAGTAGCAATCCCTAAGTATCTTGATATGAAGACAGAGGCAGAAAAGGCAACGGCAAGTGGTGTGTTGGCTGCTTTGATGGGCGCAGAAAATATACTTTATGCAAGAAAAGCCCTTTCTGGCACTGCTTATACTTTTTCTGATGTTGTTGGTAGCGCTGTTATATCAGGTGTAACAATGGGCACCCCTGCTGCAACCGGTGTAACCATGCGAATAGGAAGTAATACATATACGATTACTTACACACCGGTAGCTAATAATACAGAGCCTGGTCAATTTGCTAAAAGCTGGTAA
- a CDS encoding lysylphosphatidylglycerol synthase domain-containing protein, protein MWNSKVFHKKKWLILLKVCLNLFILITIIFILWNKKYNLNHLFNLYLILVISFEFIILFLISSRILMLSHALKQNISLKDIYRITITTKFYNMVFPSVVAEVIRGIKYYLAGIKDKYNIMFLVIFDRIIGFITFFIIFIISAFLLKFHEFDRIVMVFLWVLLFLVFIIALFNMDKIRRFLNHKDFFIHLSKKTLFFTMGISLIAQMGIIFKYFFIFRVIVDIDFDFIHTVYICSASHLSQIIPFSTGIFTVKDGVLFFTLSKGKGDYNSALNLMAILGVMELFIGIVGGIWESMGIMKKVISHHE, encoded by the coding sequence ATGTGGAATAGTAAAGTTTTCCATAAAAAGAAATGGTTAATATTATTAAAGGTATGCTTAAATCTTTTTATTCTAATCACTATAATTTTTATCTTATGGAACAAAAAATATAATCTTAATCACCTCTTTAATCTATATCTAATTCTTGTTATATCTTTTGAATTCATCATCCTTTTTTTAATCTCTTCAAGAATACTTATGCTTTCCCATGCCTTAAAACAAAACATATCATTGAAAGATATCTATCGTATTACCATCACAACAAAATTTTACAACATGGTTTTCCCTTCTGTGGTAGCAGAGGTTATAAGGGGGATAAAATATTATCTCGCTGGCATAAAGGATAAATACAATATCATGTTCCTTGTGATATTCGACAGGATAATAGGTTTTATTACCTTTTTTATAATCTTTATCATTTCAGCTTTTTTATTAAAGTTTCATGAATTTGATAGAATTGTCATGGTTTTCTTATGGGTATTATTATTTTTGGTGTTTATAATTGCCTTATTCAATATGGATAAGATAAGGCGCTTCCTTAATCATAAAGATTTCTTTATCCATCTGTCCAAAAAGACCTTATTTTTCACCATGGGCATATCTTTGATTGCCCAGATGGGGATCATCTTTAAATATTTCTTCATATTCAGGGTTATAGTAGATATTGATTTTGATTTTATCCATACCGTTTATATCTGTTCTGCATCCCATCTTTCACAGATTATCCCTTTTTCTACAGGCATCTTTACCGTCAAAGACGGCGTTTTATTTTTTACTTTAAGTAAAGGCAAGGGTGATTACAACAGTGCATTAAATTTAATGGCAATCCTGGGTGTTATGGAATTATTCATAGGTATAGTGGGTGGTATTTGGGAATCCATGGGCATTATGAAAAAGGTCATTTCACATCATGAATAA
- a CDS encoding prepilin-type N-terminal cleavage/methylation domain-containing protein, giving the protein MNIKKTEGFTLIELIIIIVILGILAAVAIPKYLDYKKAAEKAVADGLVGAMRSALTIYYSNWIAKNKGTLKDFRDNISIPNFVKLYNDSMGRTGNETLIVDKSIIERFTDERGSIRDYATDGSGRQLQFVFKGGGVLTVNYDREKPAIDATYTGFN; this is encoded by the coding sequence ATGAATATAAAAAAAACCGAAGGTTTTACACTTATAGAGCTTATTATAATAATAGTGATTTTAGGGATATTGGCTGCAGTTGCCATACCAAAGTATCTGGATTATAAAAAAGCAGCGGAAAAGGCTGTGGCAGACGGCCTTGTAGGTGCCATGAGGTCTGCACTTACCATATATTACTCAAACTGGATTGCAAAAAACAAAGGGACTTTAAAGGATTTTAGGGACAATATATCTATACCGAACTTTGTAAAGCTTTATAATGACAGTATGGGTCGTACAGGGAATGAGACATTGATTGTAGACAAAAGTATTATAGAACGTTTTACAGATGAGCGTGGGTCAATTAGGGATTATGCCACTGATGGTTCTGGCAGACAGTTACAATTTGTTTTTAAAGGTGGTGGCGTTTTAACCGTAAACTATGACAGAGAAAAACCTGCAATAGATGCTACTTACACAGGTTTCAATTAA
- a CDS encoding rubredoxin — MKEEQAQEPPKAERYTCKICGYVYDPEKGDPDNGIKPGTPFNELPDTWTCPICGAPKSEFEKEG; from the coding sequence ATTAAAGAAGAGCAGGCGCAAGAACCACCAAAGGCAGAAAGATATACCTGCAAGATATGCGGTTATGTGTATGACCCTGAAAAAGGAGACCCTGACAATGGTATAAAACCTGGGACACCCTTTAATGAACTCCCTGATACCTGGACTTGCCCCATATGCGGTGCACCAAAGAGCGAGTTTGAAAAGGAAGGTTGA
- a CDS encoding ATP-binding protein has protein sequence MITRLGLESLYKKCDPEEFKFNTTDDLDEFTDIIGQERALKALDFGLGITSMGFNIFALGESGTGKVSTIMSMLKNKSSSETTPQDWCYVYNFKDPDNPVAISIEPGKGTVFQKDMDELINFLRIEIPKAFESKEYDIQRSKIIDEFQQKQNEYLSRLDEEVKKENFTVRKGPTGIFIVPVKETGELLTKEEFDALDEKTKMRLEETGRRFQERLNDIIRLLRDSEKLVRDMLAKLERMIALEIIEPAIESIKGKYVDNEKITTYLKDVKNEILSHLDEFKTVEEQPSPLPFLKLPKQEPSFSKYSVNVIVNNEDTKGSPVIFETNPTYPNLFGRVEYKVTYGIATTDFTMIKAGSLHKANGGYLVIEAIDLFKNPFSYDALKRALKNKEIKIEDVLEQYRLFSTSALKPEAIPLNVKVIIVGSPYIYYMLRTFDEESRELFKVKADFDSRMDRTKENMEKYAGFVSICQRNEGLLPFDKTAVAKIVEYGSRLAEHQEKLSMKFSEIADLIRESHYWANKEKQTVVRAEHVEKAINEKIYRVNMIESHIREMMLEDTLIVNTDGVKVGQVNGLAVLDLGDHSFGKPSRITAKTYTGRAGIVNIERETKMSGKIHEKAIMIISSYLGSKYAVKKPISLSASITFEQLYEMIEGDSATCAELYALLSSISGVALKQSIAVTGSMDQNGEVQPIGGVNEKIEGFFDLCKSRGLNSEHGVIIPKRNIKNLNLKKEVIEAVKDGRFNIYAIDRMEEGLEILTGLKAGELDEQGLYPEGTINYLVTKRLTEISESMEKKKDKETDKDDNGDNEKKCKKEGCHE, from the coding sequence ATGATTACAAGATTAGGGTTAGAATCTTTATATAAAAAATGTGATCCAGAAGAATTCAAATTCAATACCACAGATGATTTAGATGAATTCACAGATATCATAGGTCAGGAAAGGGCTCTCAAGGCGCTCGATTTTGGCCTTGGTATAACAAGTATGGGATTTAATATATTCGCCTTAGGTGAAAGTGGAACTGGAAAGGTATCCACCATAATGTCCATGTTGAAAAATAAATCGTCTTCTGAAACAACACCCCAGGACTGGTGCTATGTCTATAATTTTAAAGACCCTGACAACCCTGTAGCCATATCCATAGAACCAGGAAAGGGAACAGTTTTTCAGAAAGACATGGATGAATTGATAAATTTCTTACGAATCGAGATACCCAAGGCATTTGAATCAAAAGAATATGATATCCAGAGAAGTAAGATTATTGATGAGTTCCAGCAAAAACAAAACGAATACCTTTCAAGGCTTGATGAAGAGGTAAAAAAGGAGAACTTTACTGTCAGAAAAGGCCCTACTGGAATTTTTATAGTTCCTGTAAAAGAAACAGGTGAACTACTCACAAAAGAAGAATTTGATGCTTTGGATGAAAAAACAAAGATGAGGCTGGAAGAGACAGGAAGGAGATTTCAGGAAAGGCTCAATGATATCATAAGACTCCTTCGAGATTCTGAAAAACTGGTCAGAGACATGCTTGCAAAGCTTGAGAGAATGATTGCCCTGGAGATAATTGAGCCTGCTATTGAGTCCATTAAAGGAAAATATGTAGATAACGAAAAGATTACTACATATCTAAAAGACGTAAAAAATGAAATACTTAGCCATCTGGATGAATTCAAGACAGTTGAGGAACAACCCTCACCCCTTCCATTTCTAAAATTACCCAAACAAGAGCCTTCTTTTTCAAAATATTCAGTAAATGTCATTGTAAACAACGAAGATACAAAAGGCTCTCCTGTTATATTTGAGACAAATCCCACATATCCAAATTTATTCGGAAGGGTTGAATACAAGGTAACCTACGGCATTGCAACTACAGATTTTACCATGATCAAGGCTGGTTCACTCCATAAGGCAAATGGCGGATACCTGGTAATAGAGGCCATCGACCTATTTAAAAACCCCTTTTCATATGATGCCCTGAAAAGGGCTCTAAAAAACAAGGAAATCAAAATAGAAGATGTCCTGGAACAATATAGGCTATTCAGCACCTCTGCCCTTAAACCAGAGGCAATACCTTTGAACGTAAAGGTAATTATAGTGGGAAGTCCTTACATTTATTACATGTTAAGGACATTTGACGAAGAATCAAGAGAGTTATTTAAAGTAAAGGCAGACTTTGACAGCAGGATGGATAGAACAAAAGAGAATATGGAAAAATATGCAGGTTTTGTATCCATATGTCAGAGGAACGAAGGTCTACTGCCTTTTGACAAAACAGCAGTGGCAAAGATAGTAGAATATGGTTCAAGGCTTGCAGAGCATCAGGAAAAACTCTCTATGAAATTCAGCGAAATAGCTGACCTTATAAGAGAATCCCACTACTGGGCAAACAAGGAAAAACAAACAGTAGTCAGGGCAGAACACGTAGAAAAGGCCATCAATGAAAAGATCTACAGGGTGAACATGATAGAAAGCCATATAAGGGAGATGATGCTTGAAGATACCCTTATAGTCAACACAGACGGGGTCAAGGTAGGTCAGGTAAACGGCCTTGCCGTCCTTGATTTAGGTGATCATAGTTTTGGGAAACCATCAAGGATTACAGCTAAAACTTACACAGGAAGGGCAGGGATTGTCAATATAGAGCGAGAAACAAAGATGAGCGGCAAGATCCACGAAAAGGCCATAATGATCATTTCCAGTTACCTGGGAAGTAAGTATGCGGTGAAAAAGCCCATAAGTCTCTCTGCTTCCATCACCTTTGAGCAGCTTTATGAGATGATAGAGGGAGATAGTGCAACCTGCGCAGAATTGTATGCACTTTTGAGTAGTATATCCGGGGTGGCGTTAAAGCAAAGCATTGCAGTGACAGGTTCTATGGATCAGAACGGTGAAGTCCAGCCCATAGGTGGGGTAAACGAAAAGATAGAAGGTTTTTTTGATCTGTGTAAATCAAGGGGTCTCAACAGTGAGCATGGAGTGATTATACCCAAGAGAAACATAAAAAATCTCAATCTTAAAAAAGAGGTAATAGAGGCAGTAAAAGATGGAAGGTTTAATATATATGCCATAGATAGGATGGAGGAGGGTCTTGAGATACTCACAGGTCTTAAGGCAGGTGAGTTGGATGAGCAAGGTCTTTATCCTGAGGGGACAATAAATTATCTTGTAACAAAAAGGCTCACAGAGATTTCAGAGTCTATGGAAAAAAAGAAAGATAAGGAAACAGACAAGGATGACAATGGAGATAATGAAAAAAAATGTAAAAAGGAGGGATGTCATGAATAA
- a CDS encoding SDR family oxidoreductase, with protein MLESYIDILYYIDRVGIMKLNNKVAILTAAAGAGIGKATARTFAREGARVVITDAHEERSKQVALEIKEEFNVDTIGIKCDVLCLEDIKDVVRVTLNRFGRIDILFNNAGTNRPSRIVDMTDENWDIVMGVSLKSVFYFTREVLPVMMNQNSGRIISVTSVAGFRGLGAGHAHYAAAKAGVMAFTRCLAMEAAPYRITANTIAPSFIYNEFIPSLYPQEEIQRMLDEIPYPRKGVPQDVANTALFLASDEGEYITGQTICVTGGSWMR; from the coding sequence ATGCTTGAGTCATATATAGACATCTTGTATTATATTGACAGGGTTGGGATAATGAAGCTAAATAATAAGGTAGCCATACTCACTGCTGCTGCAGGCGCAGGCATAGGAAAGGCAACGGCAAGAACCTTTGCCCGCGAGGGCGCCCGTGTGGTAATAACAGATGCCCATGAAGAGAGAAGCAAGCAGGTAGCCCTTGAGATAAAAGAAGAATTCAATGTAGATACCATAGGTATAAAATGCGATGTCCTTTGTCTTGAAGATATAAAAGATGTTGTTAGGGTAACACTAAATAGATTCGGCAGAATAGATATTTTATTCAATAATGCCGGGACAAACAGACCATCCCGAATAGTGGATATGACCGATGAAAACTGGGACATTGTCATGGGTGTATCGTTGAAGAGCGTCTTCTATTTTACAAGAGAGGTATTACCTGTTATGATGAATCAAAATTCAGGCAGGATTATCAGTGTTACTTCTGTAGCAGGGTTCAGAGGGCTTGGAGCAGGACATGCCCATTATGCTGCTGCAAAGGCAGGGGTCATGGCCTTTACAAGATGTCTTGCCATGGAGGCTGCGCCTTATAGAATCACTGCAAATACCATTGCCCCGAGTTTTATCTACAATGAATTCATACCGAGCCTATATCCTCAAGAAGAGATCCAAAGGATGTTAGATGAGATACCATATCCCAGAAAAGGCGTGCCACAGGATGTGGCAAACACTGCACTTTTTCTCGCCTCAGATGAAGGCGAATATATTACTGGACAGACCATATGCGTAACCGGCGGAAGCTGGATGAGATAA
- the iorA gene encoding indolepyruvate ferredoxin oxidoreductase subunit alpha, which yields MKKEIMQGNAAIARGAWEAGLKVAAAYPGTPSSEILREFAEKYPDIYAEWSPNEKVAVEVASGAAIAGVRAMASMKHVGLNVAADPLMTLSYTGVKAGLVIVVADDPNVHSSQNEQDSRNWARFGKVPMLEPGDAQECKDFTKIAFDISEEFDTPVLLRTETRVAHSDSPVVLEDRVESKIVPGLDPKEAPKYVMVPVNVRVRRKVVEERMKRLEEYANTFKYNTMEINDTSVGVISSGVSYLYTKEVFPEWSYLKLGMVWPLPKKLIADFAKKVKKIVIVEELDPFFETEIKAMGIKVWHGKDAIPNMYELSPEIVEKALKGKKYKEPKIRVKPEDLPRRPPNLCAGCSHRPLFYALKKLGAFVFGDIGCYTLATAPPLQALHTTICMGAGVGQAHGAMKALGKEWLGKVVAVLGDSTFLHGGVTPLMDVVYNKGNSTTIVLDNRITGMTGHQEHPGTGFTARQEPTNMVDYAELGKALGVKSIRYVDPYNIKETMEVIKEEMNKDEPSLILCKDSPCMLLRRAKPLERFKYPFYVVDTDKCRGCKMCLEINCPAISWKEGEGQTKDGHKRKGTAYINREQCVGCEVCAQVCKFEAIVPGTK from the coding sequence ATGAAGAAAGAGATAATGCAAGGAAATGCTGCAATTGCAAGAGGTGCCTGGGAAGCGGGTTTAAAGGTTGCAGCTGCCTATCCTGGGACACCGAGTAGTGAGATTTTAAGAGAGTTTGCTGAAAAATATCCTGACATCTATGCAGAATGGTCTCCAAACGAAAAGGTGGCTGTAGAGGTAGCAAGCGGGGCTGCCATAGCCGGTGTCAGGGCAATGGCATCCATGAAGCATGTGGGTTTAAATGTGGCAGCAGACCCGTTGATGACACTCTCCTATACAGGTGTCAAAGCTGGTTTGGTTATAGTAGTGGCAGATGATCCTAATGTCCACAGCTCACAGAATGAGCAGGATAGCCGTAACTGGGCAAGATTTGGCAAGGTTCCCATGCTTGAACCAGGGGATGCCCAGGAGTGCAAAGATTTTACCAAAATAGCATTTGATATAAGCGAAGAGTTTGATACACCGGTCTTGTTGAGGACAGAGACAAGGGTTGCCCACTCTGACTCTCCAGTAGTCCTTGAAGACAGGGTAGAATCAAAGATTGTGCCAGGGCTTGACCCTAAAGAGGCGCCTAAATATGTTATGGTGCCGGTAAATGTTCGTGTAAGGCGTAAGGTAGTAGAAGAGAGGATGAAAAGGCTTGAGGAATACGCCAATACATTCAAATACAACACTATGGAGATCAATGATACAAGCGTGGGCGTTATCTCAAGCGGTGTATCCTATCTATATACCAAAGAGGTATTCCCCGAATGGTCATATCTGAAACTCGGTATGGTATGGCCCCTTCCAAAGAAACTCATTGCAGATTTTGCAAAGAAGGTAAAAAAGATAGTTATCGTAGAGGAACTTGACCCATTCTTTGAAACAGAGATAAAGGCCATGGGCATAAAGGTATGGCATGGCAAGGATGCAATCCCCAATATGTATGAATTATCACCTGAAATCGTTGAGAAAGCTCTAAAAGGTAAAAAATACAAAGAACCAAAGATCAGGGTCAAACCAGAAGACCTGCCAAGGAGACCACCGAATCTCTGTGCAGGTTGTTCCCATAGGCCTCTGTTCTATGCCCTAAAGAAGCTTGGCGCTTTTGTCTTTGGTGATATAGGTTGTTATACCCTTGCAACAGCTCCACCACTTCAAGCATTGCATACAACTATTTGTATGGGTGCAGGCGTTGGCCAGGCACATGGCGCAATGAAGGCGCTTGGTAAAGAATGGCTCGGTAAAGTAGTTGCAGTCCTTGGAGACTCTACTTTTCTCCACGGTGGTGTGACACCCCTTATGGATGTGGTTTACAATAAAGGAAACTCAACAACCATAGTCCTTGACAACAGGATTACAGGTATGACAGGCCATCAGGAACACCCGGGAACAGGTTTTACTGCCAGGCAGGAGCCAACAAATATGGTAGATTATGCAGAGCTTGGAAAGGCACTGGGTGTCAAGAGCATACGTTATGTTGATCCCTATAATATAAAAGAGACAATGGAAGTTATCAAGGAAGAGATGAACAAGGATGAACCATCCTTGATACTCTGCAAAGATAGTCCATGTATGCTTCTGAGAAGGGCAAAGCCCCTTGAAAGGTTCAAATATCCCTTCTATGTAGTTGATACAGATAAATGTAGGGGCTGCAAAATGTGCCTTGAGATAAACTGCCCTGCCATAAGTTGGAAAGAAGGAGAAGGACAGACAAAGGATGGCCACAAGAGAAAGGGAACAGCTTATATAAACAGGGAACAGTGTGTGGGTTGCGAGGTATGTGCACAGGTATGTAAATTTGAAGCCATAGTCCCGGGCACAAAGTGA
- a CDS encoding indolepyruvate oxidoreductase subunit beta, with product MKNNEKTTNIFLSGVGGQGTILASNILGEVFLKAGYDVKKAEVHGMAQRGGDVTTHFRFGKKVYSPLIKYGDVDFLLSFELLEAIRYINWVKPEGKIIINKQEIYPPAVNLGQMKYPEDVEKTFKKFFKDNVWVIDGQGIARSLGNVQAANVVLVGAFSNFFPEFKPEHFIDAIKGLLAPKLHDLNIKAFYEGRKAL from the coding sequence ATGAAAAATAATGAAAAAACTACAAACATATTTCTTTCAGGTGTTGGTGGTCAGGGAACAATCCTTGCCAGCAATATCCTCGGCGAGGTTTTTCTCAAAGCCGGTTATGATGTGAAAAAGGCAGAGGTGCACGGGATGGCACAGAGGGGTGGCGATGTAACAACGCACTTCAGGTTCGGCAAAAAGGTATATTCCCCTCTCATAAAATACGGTGATGTAGATTTTCTACTCTCCTTTGAGCTCCTCGAGGCAATCCGTTATATCAATTGGGTAAAGCCTGAGGGAAAGATCATAATCAACAAACAGGAGATCTACCCACCGGCAGTCAATCTTGGCCAGATGAAATACCCTGAGGATGTGGAAAAGACATTTAAAAAATTCTTTAAAGACAATGTATGGGTCATAGACGGACAGGGGATAGCAAGGAGCCTTGGGAATGTTCAGGCAGCCAATGTTGTCCTCGTTGGTGCATTCTCCAATTTCTTCCCTGAATTCAAACCAGAGCATTTCATCGATGCCATAAAAGGATTGCTTGCACCAAAACTTCATGATCTTAATATCAAAGCATTCTATGAAGGAAGAAAGGCCCTTTAA
- a CDS encoding pitrilysin family protein, whose amino-acid sequence METSTLDNKLQYILDERKGSGVVAIQIWVKVGSWHETDSIAGITHFIEHLIFKGTEKVKANEMPKRIEALGGSVNAFTSYDNTVYHIVIPSKAFREGFELLADAIKNPAFPEEEIVKEKKVVLEEIKMGEDDPQRKLFNELFSLSYNDIPYGRPIIGFKDTVKNMERKDILAYYKSHYTPDNMVVVITGDFNKKEAKALIKKFFSGAGERLNPQINNKDLKKSSDKKEKIIERDVRERYLAISYRVPPITHEDIPSLDVLATILGDGDSSRLNEALKYRKGIVTGISADLFAPRYDGIFIIYSTFNIDDHTQILKEIDGELKRLMDEGIKDWEIEKAKNIISSSYIYSRETVQGRAMQIGKYLTITEDRDFVDKYIKKIEKVSELDIKKVIEKYLMGKEKWFVAIVPSKKTGNPYTYRLKNNMRCVVNKNKASPSFAFRIGFVGGLKDEPEGKNGIFNLLSRMLLKGTSKKDAITIARQIDMLAGDITPFSGRNVFGLSGRFLSKDIKEVMGLIHELISATIFKEDEFTKVKDEILSEIRQKHDDPVPYTFIRFREILFEGHPYAKDPDGDEKDIKDITLKDVEEFYKKYVVPSGAVLAISGDIDEKEIKYMFEKLFSKWQATTSNILKKFPVKSRKKTVNIDKDMIQRHVIFGFLGVGMTSKDRYPVRVMSAILSGMGGRIHRVLREENPYAYALTFFNKSNYETGYMGIYIGTDSRYLKDVERIAIEELKRIAKEGFTEEEVINAKNRLIGNDLITMQSNRNIATDMCLDTIYGLGPGYFKVKSKYIEAVKRDDVNRVAKKYLNLDYMIHLTVGGKFE is encoded by the coding sequence ATGGAGACCTCTACTCTGGACAATAAACTGCAGTATATTCTTGATGAGAGAAAAGGCTCGGGTGTGGTGGCTATTCAAATTTGGGTCAAGGTGGGTAGCTGGCACGAAACAGATAGCATAGCCGGGATAACCCATTTTATTGAACACCTTATTTTCAAAGGCACAGAAAAGGTGAAGGCAAACGAGATGCCTAAGAGGATTGAAGCCCTTGGAGGCAGCGTCAATGCCTTTACATCTTATGATAATACTGTTTACCATATTGTAATACCCTCTAAGGCATTCAGGGAGGGGTTTGAGCTACTTGCAGATGCCATAAAAAATCCCGCATTTCCAGAGGAAGAAATCGTAAAGGAAAAGAAGGTCGTCCTGGAAGAGATAAAGATGGGTGAGGATGACCCTCAGAGAAAGCTATTTAATGAGCTATTTTCATTGAGTTACAATGATATCCCTTACGGAAGACCTATAATAGGTTTTAAAGATACTGTAAAAAATATGGAGAGAAAGGATATACTTGCTTATTACAAAAGCCATTATACACCTGATAATATGGTGGTGGTAATAACTGGTGATTTTAATAAAAAAGAGGCTAAAGCCCTGATCAAAAAATTTTTTTCAGGGGCTGGGGAAAGGCTTAATCCACAAATCAACAATAAAGATTTAAAAAAATCTTCAGATAAAAAGGAAAAAATCATTGAAAGGGATGTAAGGGAGAGATACCTGGCCATTTCATATAGGGTGCCGCCAATAACCCATGAGGATATCCCGAGTCTTGATGTCCTGGCAACAATTTTAGGAGATGGGGATAGTTCCAGGTTGAACGAGGCCTTGAAATATAGGAAGGGTATTGTTACAGGGATCTCTGCAGATCTTTTTGCACCTCGATACGATGGGATATTTATTATTTATTCCACCTTTAACATAGACGACCATACTCAAATATTAAAAGAGATTGATGGCGAGCTAAAGAGATTGATGGACGAAGGTATCAAAGATTGGGAAATTGAAAAGGCAAAAAATATTATTAGTTCCTCATATATATATTCCAGAGAAACAGTCCAGGGTAGGGCAATGCAGATAGGTAAATACCTTACTATTACTGAAGATAGAGATTTTGTAGATAAATACATAAAAAAGATTGAGAAGGTAAGTGAATTAGATATAAAAAAGGTCATTGAAAAATATTTAATGGGTAAAGAGAAATGGTTTGTAGCCATTGTGCCTTCAAAAAAAACAGGGAACCCATATACATACAGATTAAAAAATAATATGAGATGTGTGGTAAATAAAAATAAAGCGTCTCCAAGTTTTGCATTCAGGATAGGTTTTGTTGGTGGACTTAAGGATGAACCTGAAGGTAAAAACGGTATATTCAATCTCCTCTCAAGGATGTTATTAAAAGGAACATCAAAGAAGGATGCCATAACTATTGCAAGACAGATCGATATGCTGGCAGGGGACATAACGCCCTTCAGCGGCAGAAATGTCTTTGGGCTTTCAGGTAGATTTCTCAGTAAGGATATAAAGGAGGTCATGGGACTTATTCACGAACTCATTAGCGCAACGATTTTTAAAGAAGATGAGTTTACCAAGGTAAAGGATGAGATATTATCTGAGATAAGACAGAAGCATGATGACCCTGTTCCATATACATTTATCCGTTTCAGAGAGATTTTATTTGAAGGTCATCCCTATGCCAAGGACCCTGATGGAGATGAAAAGGATATAAAAGATATAACCTTAAAAGACGTAGAAGAATTTTATAAGAAATATGTTGTCCCTTCAGGTGCAGTCCTTGCCATATCAGGGGATATAGATGAAAAAGAGATTAAGTATATGTTTGAGAAATTATTCTCTAAATGGCAGGCTACTACATCTAATATATTAAAAAAGTTCCCTGTTAAATCAAGGAAAAAGACGGTAAATATAGATAAAGATATGATTCAAAGGCATGTTATATTCGGCTTTCTTGGGGTAGGTATGACTTCAAAAGATAGGTATCCTGTAAGGGTTATGAGCGCCATTCTCTCGGGTATGGGTGGCAGGATCCACAGGGTATTACGAGAAGAGAACCCATATGCATATGCCCTTACATTCTTCAACAAAAGTAATTATGAAACAGGATATATGGGCATCTATATAGGGACAGATTCAAGGTATCTTAAAGATGTGGAAAGGATTGCCATAGAAGAATTAAAAAGGATAGCAAAAGAAGGCTTTACAGAAGAAGAGGTGATAAACGCCAAGAACCGCCTTATAGGCAACGACCTCATAACCATGCAGTCCAACAGGAATATAGCAACAGATATGTGTCTGGATACCATCTATGGTCTTGGACCTGGCTATTTTAAGGTGAAATCAAAGTATATAGAGGCTGTAAAAAGGGATGATGTAAATAGGGTGGCAAAGAAATATCTAAATCTCGATTATATGATTCATCTTACTGTGGGTGGGAAATTTGAATAG
- the moaC gene encoding cyclic pyranopterin monophosphate synthase MoaC → MKFSHLDEKGRAQMVDITQKKSTSRVARAYGRIKVSQETYNAIREGYGPKGDIFSVAKIAGIMATKKTHELIPLCHPLSISHIDVDFRFNDNEHFIEIISTVKTTGQTGVEMEALVCVTHVSLTVYDMCKAIDKGIELGPFYLLEKEGGKSGRYERKQ, encoded by the coding sequence TTGAAATTTAGCCATTTAGATGAAAAGGGTAGGGCACAGATGGTGGATATTACCCAAAAGAAATCCACCAGCAGGGTAGCAAGGGCGTACGGAAGGATAAAGGTGTCACAAGAAACATATAATGCCATAAGAGAGGGATATGGACCAAAGGGAGACATATTCTCTGTGGCAAAGATAGCAGGGATCATGGCTACAAAAAAGACCCATGAGCTCATACCGCTGTGTCATCCACTGTCTATATCCCACATAGATGTTGACTTTAGATTCAATGACAACGAGCATTTTATTGAGATCATATCAACCGTGAAGACTACAGGACAGACCGGGGTTGAGATGGAGGCACTTGTTTGCGTAACCCATGTGAGTTTGACTGTTTATGATATGTGTAAGGCCATAGATAAAGGTATCGAGCTTGGCCCTTTTTATCTTCTTGAAAAAGAAGGTGGCAAGAGCGGAAGATATGAAAGGAAACAATAA